CGCGCTGGAGGAACTCGATCAGGCGCTGCGTCAGAATGGCGGCGGCCTGATCGTGTTGCATGACGATGCCCGCCATGCGGTTCCGGCACTGGCGGCGCAACTCGAGGTCGAAGCGGTCTTCACGAACCATGATTACGAACCCGCTGCGATCGAGCGTGACGAAGCGGTACACGAACAGTTGGCCGAGCAGGGTCGCCAGTTGATCACGTTCAAAGATCAGGTGATCTTTGAACGCGACGAGATTCTCACGGGACAAGGCAAGTCGTTCACGGTGTTCACACCGTACAAGAATGCGTGGTTGAAGCAGCTAAACGCCTTCGATCTCAAGCCGTATCCAGTGGAGACGTATTTGGCGCATCTGGCCGCTCCGCCGACTGGGCTGGATCGCGGCCTGCCCACGCTCAAACAGTTGGGCTTCGCGCCCAGCAATCTCGCCGAACTGAAATTGCCTACCGGCATGAGCGGCGCCCAACATCTGCTCGACGATTTCCTTACCCGGATCGCGGGCTACGGCAAGCGTCGCGATTTCCCGGCCGTAAAGGGTCCGAGTTATCTCTCGATGCATCTGCGTTTCGGTACCGTGTCGATCCGCACATTAGCGCGGCTCGCGCACGAGATCTCATTGCAGCCGGACGGACAAGGCGCGGCGACATGGCTCTCTGAGCTGATCTGGCGGGATTTCTATTTCATGATCCTGTCGTATCACCCGAAGCTGTCGAGCGGGTCGGCATTCAAGGCCGAGTACGACAAGTTACGTTGGGAAACCGGTCCGCAAGCCGACGCCGCGTTTGCAGCATGGTGCGATGGCCGCACCGGCTACCCTCTGGTCGACGCAGCCATGCTGCAGCTGAACCAGACGGGCTACATGCACAACCGGCTGCGCATGGTAACGGCGAGTTTTCTGGTGAAGGATCTTGGAATTGACTGGCGCCTCGGCGAGCGCTATTTCGCCGAGCAATTGAACGACTTCGATTTTTCGGCCAATAACGGCGGCTGGCAATGGGCGGCGTCAACCGGCTGCGATGCGCAACCGTACTTCCGGATTTTCAACCCGGTGACCCAATCGGAGAAATTCGATCCGGAAGGGCGCTTTATCAAACGCTACCTTCCGCAATTGTCGAACGTGCCGCCGAAGTGGATTCACGCGCCCTGGCTGGCTGGCGTAGATCGGCTGGCGGACTTCGGGGTGACGCTTGGGGAAAACTACCCGGCGCCGATCGTCGATCACGCGGAAGCGCGTGAACGGACCTTGGCTCGATTCGGCAAGTGACTCACTCGGGCGATTCACCCGCTAGTAAGCACTCACATGATCGAACTACAGTAACGCAGGTAAAGCTACCTACAGCCTGCTTAGTGCTGGGTCATCCACGCCGGGTGACGTGTCGCTGCTTCACGGTCGAGCTTGCGCATACGAAACTCGAGGTCATACAGGTCCGTGGCTTCAGCCAGGTAAGCGTCGCTACGCTCTTTGGCCATCTGGTCAGCGGATTTCGTCAGGAACAGGAACAAGCGGGTCAAGAGATACATGGTGAACCTCGGACAGTGATCTAGGGTTAATTCCTAGTGGATAACCCGTATTATAGGGAAAACCCTAGGTTCTGCCAAGATATCTTTTCTGAGGTGTTGCTCTACTGCTCTCCGGCTTCGTCTTTTTCCCGCTAAGCCCCGCCCGACGCGGCTCCCACGGAAACACGCGCGGTCTCGCGAGTCGCCGTCGCGCGTCGCTGATATTTGAAAAACTCCCAGATCAGCGCGCTCGCATCGGGTCCTTTGGACGAATGGAACGGCACCGCGTCGTCACCACCGCTCCACGCATGACCCAGAGCCTGAACGCGGCACATACGCACCACGCGCCGTCCGCCCCGGATGTAGTCGCGCGTCACGACCCCCGCTTTACGCTCCTCTCGCTCTTCGCCCGCTATGAGCTTGCCCTCGGCATCCACCAACCCGTTCAGGCGCAGAAACTGGGCCGTCAACTGCTCCGCATTGGCCGGCGCGACCACATGATCCGCGTCGCCATGGATAATGACGGCGGGCATACCGGGAAAACCTCGGACATCGACGGCTTCGTCGACCAGCACGATCGGGTCGTGCCGCGTACCGCGCCGCATGACGTCCATTGCCGCGATCCCCGAGCGGGCCTCGCCGAACGCCGGTCCAGAATGCATCGCAACCGCGGCGAACCGTTCAGGATAGTGCGTCGCGAGCAAGGCCGTCAGCCCTGCTCCCGCCGACAACCCCGCCACATATACGCGCTCACCATCGAAGCCATGTTCGGCGACCAGCGCGTCGACCAGCGACACCACGGCGCGCGCCTCGGCGCCGCCGGCGGTGTCACTGGCGTCGTACCAGTGCCAGCAAAGGTGCGCGTGGACATGCTTGGACTGCTCGGGGTACACCACTGCAAAGCCGAACCGATCGGCGAGCAGGTTCATGCGAGTGCCCTCGGCGAATTCGTCGATGGACTGCTTGCAACCATGCAGCATCACAACGAGCGGCAGCGGCGCAGACGGCGTCCCCGGCGGCACATACAAGCCATATTGCAGATGATTGACCAGGCGCCCCGGCGCAGCCGGCGCCGAATGGAACGAGCGCGTCCACGATCCGCTCGCCCAGGCGGCTGCCCGCGGACGCACACGCGATTCGCGCGCGCCCGGCCGGGGCGTCTCGCGTTTGGCGGGCGTACGCAGTGTGGGTACGGGTTTGACCGGTTTGAGCTTGGCGGACACTTTGCCCGTCGGCCGGGTTGGCCGCGCGGCCGTGCGCTTGACGTCGCGCGCGTGTTTGGCCTGAATCGACATCAGACGCTTCAGACCGCCGAGCCAGATTTTCGTCAGACTTTTTGCCATCGGATGGTGACCTCGCAAAAAGGGACCGATACTGTTCTACAAAACCTCAGGTTCGAACCGTAGGTCGTTGTGCAATGCACAATAACACCAATTCCGATGCTGCGCCGAACGCCTGGCGCATCCCTATTTCCGGGCTCGCAGTCACGCAGTGTCTGGCTGTCCGCGGTGGTACGGCGCATTGCCAAGACTTTTTGCCCAGGGTTTCATACGTAAGCAGGAGTAACCGGCAGATCGGCGCCTCCCGCCAAAACGGCGCCAAATGGCCGCCGTGCAAACTCCGTCGGGCACTCCCGTCTATACTGACAGTCAGATAGATTGAACACGTAAACCCTGTCTTGATCCTTGTCGGCCAGATGGACGGCTGGCGCGTTAAATATAACTACGGTCCTGATTCTACGCGGCGCTTGCCACGTTTCCTTTCCATGCCTGACTTGTCCTATCACCTTTGGTATTCGATCACCAGCCTCGGCGGCGCCGGCCTGACGCTGCCGCTCGCCATTGCGATCGCGCTGTGGCTGGCGCTCGGCTACTCGTGGCGCATGGCGGCGGGCTGGCTGTTGCTGCTGAGTGCGGCAATCGGCGTCGTGACCGTTACCAAGCTGGCTTTTCTCGGCTGGGGCGTCGGCGTGCGCGAACTGGATTTCACCGGCCTAAGCGGTCACGCCATGCTGTCCACCGCCGTCTATCCGGTTGCCCTGTTCCTGATGCTGCTGCCCGCACGGCCCAAGTTTCGCCTTGTGGGCGTGTTGCTCGGACTGGTCGCGGGCATCGCTGTAGGGATGTCACGTGTGGTGCTGAGTGCCCACTCACCCTCTGAGGCGATCACCGGCTGTATCGTCGGTGCGGTGACCGCGCTGCTGTTCGTGCGCTGGTCGTGGGATGCAGAGCCGGGCCGCTTGTCCGCGGTGCCCGTCGCTGTCAGCCTCATGATGCTGACGGTGGGACTGCACGGCGTCCATGTGCCGACACAGCGCTGGGTGACGCACATTGCCCTCAAGGTATCCGGCCACGATCGGCCGTTCATTCGTGCGCGTTGGAAGGCGGGTCGCTACGACTCTCCGAGTGCCGCGCCGCTGTCGCAAACTCAAAACACCTTGGCGCCGCCGGTTCTTTTGAACAACGATAGCGTGTGACGGCGCGGCAGCGCTGACCGTCGGGGTCAGGTCGCCGCCATCACAGCAGGCGCAGCCGCTCACAGCAGGTAGAGGAAAGAGGCATAGCCTCTTTCCGGTCAT
The sequence above is drawn from the Paraburkholderia phenazinium genome and encodes:
- a CDS encoding cryptochrome/photolyase family protein → MTRVRRLNTEFDTGLVWFRRDLRSTDQAALYYALKHCRRVWCVFVFDTTILQPIIETWRSRRPDHLPEDRRVEFIRAALEELDQALRQNGGGLIVLHDDARHAVPALAAQLEVEAVFTNHDYEPAAIERDEAVHEQLAEQGRQLITFKDQVIFERDEILTGQGKSFTVFTPYKNAWLKQLNAFDLKPYPVETYLAHLAAPPTGLDRGLPTLKQLGFAPSNLAELKLPTGMSGAQHLLDDFLTRIAGYGKRRDFPAVKGPSYLSMHLRFGTVSIRTLARLAHEISLQPDGQGAATWLSELIWRDFYFMILSYHPKLSSGSAFKAEYDKLRWETGPQADAAFAAWCDGRTGYPLVDAAMLQLNQTGYMHNRLRMVTASFLVKDLGIDWRLGERYFAEQLNDFDFSANNGGWQWAASTGCDAQPYFRIFNPVTQSEKFDPEGRFIKRYLPQLSNVPPKWIHAPWLAGVDRLADFGVTLGENYPAPIVDHAEARERTLARFGK
- a CDS encoding DUF3563 family protein; translation: MYLLTRLFLFLTKSADQMAKERSDAYLAEATDLYDLEFRMRKLDREAATRHPAWMTQH
- a CDS encoding phosphatase PAP2 family protein; this encodes MPDLSYHLWYSITSLGGAGLTLPLAIAIALWLALGYSWRMAAGWLLLLSAAIGVVTVTKLAFLGWGVGVRELDFTGLSGHAMLSTAVYPVALFLMLLPARPKFRLVGVLLGLVAGIAVGMSRVVLSAHSPSEAITGCIVGAVTALLFVRWSWDAEPGRLSAVPVAVSLMMLTVGLHGVHVPTQRWVTHIALKVSGHDRPFIRARWKAGRYDSPSAAPLSQTQNTLAPPVLLNNDSV
- a CDS encoding extracellular catalytic domain type 1 short-chain-length polyhydroxyalkanoate depolymerase; protein product: MAKSLTKIWLGGLKRLMSIQAKHARDVKRTAARPTRPTGKVSAKLKPVKPVPTLRTPAKRETPRPGARESRVRPRAAAWASGSWTRSFHSAPAAPGRLVNHLQYGLYVPPGTPSAPLPLVVMLHGCKQSIDEFAEGTRMNLLADRFGFAVVYPEQSKHVHAHLCWHWYDASDTAGGAEARAVVSLVDALVAEHGFDGERVYVAGLSAGAGLTALLATHYPERFAAVAMHSGPAFGEARSGIAAMDVMRRGTRHDPIVLVDEAVDVRGFPGMPAVIIHGDADHVVAPANAEQLTAQFLRLNGLVDAEGKLIAGEEREERKAGVVTRDYIRGGRRVVRMCRVQALGHAWSGGDDAVPFHSSKGPDASALIWEFFKYQRRATATRETARVSVGAASGGA